A section of the Candidatus Binataceae bacterium genome encodes:
- a CDS encoding acyl-CoA dehydrogenase family protein, giving the protein MHQEEVLRKGLLAEIESIAPIVAGHAAASEALGRLDEPTMAALRTTRLLRFCSPRELGGLEADPVTQLLVLEAIARLDASASWTVGILAGATATLGAYLPIATSRRLFADTIPLVVGSLLPKGSAERVTGGYRVRGRWPYGSGIYHVKWVAAGAVIPGRPIMEARVVVLPREQVVIHDNWQVAGLRASGSSDYSIEDQFVPDAMTFSFEDLLMGKATTGGPAFRLGTPAWVISFHIGIALGIARRALDEILVQATEKGRGFPPSGLSAQPHVQFALGKAEIELAAARAYGIRVMSDLYTEAQTGCVPPPARQAEVRAAGSYITEVAQRVTTAAFQAAGGTALFDANPLQRCFRDIAAASQHFAVSQGAYRAVGMFKLKQPDANPML; this is encoded by the coding sequence ATGCATCAGGAAGAAGTGCTTCGCAAAGGGTTGTTGGCCGAGATCGAGTCGATAGCGCCGATTGTGGCCGGGCATGCAGCGGCCTCGGAAGCCCTCGGCCGACTCGATGAGCCCACGATGGCGGCGCTGCGCACTACGCGGCTATTACGATTCTGCTCTCCTCGCGAGCTTGGCGGACTGGAAGCTGATCCAGTTACGCAACTCCTGGTTCTAGAAGCGATTGCCCGACTCGATGCATCCGCAAGTTGGACAGTTGGGATTCTAGCGGGCGCAACCGCCACGCTCGGAGCATACTTGCCGATCGCTACGAGCAGAAGACTCTTTGCCGACACGATTCCGCTGGTTGTCGGTTCCCTCCTGCCTAAGGGCAGCGCTGAACGCGTTACCGGAGGCTATAGAGTCAGAGGTCGCTGGCCGTATGGGAGCGGCATCTATCATGTCAAATGGGTGGCCGCGGGAGCTGTGATTCCGGGCCGGCCGATTATGGAAGCGCGCGTAGTTGTTCTGCCTCGCGAACAAGTTGTTATTCACGATAACTGGCAGGTAGCGGGGTTAAGGGCGTCCGGAAGCTCCGATTACAGCATCGAAGACCAGTTCGTTCCGGACGCGATGACTTTCTCTTTTGAAGACCTCTTGATGGGAAAAGCAACAACGGGCGGCCCGGCATTCAGGCTCGGCACACCGGCGTGGGTCATTTCATTTCATATTGGGATCGCGCTTGGAATCGCGCGCCGGGCATTGGACGAAATCCTCGTACAAGCAACCGAGAAGGGTCGCGGGTTTCCGCCCTCCGGCTTGTCCGCACAGCCGCATGTTCAGTTCGCTCTCGGCAAGGCAGAGATCGAACTCGCTGCGGCGCGTGCCTACGGAATCCGAGTGATGAGCGATCTTTACACGGAGGCGCAGACTGGATGCGTGCCGCCACCTGCGCGTCAGGCCGAAGTTCGTGCCGCCGGTAGCTATATCACCGAGGTGGCGCAACGCGTGACGACCGCCGCTTTCCAGGCGGCAGGAGGAACCGCACTTTTCGACGCCAATCCGTTGCAGCGATGCTTCCGCGATATCGCTGCCGCCTCGCAGCACTTTGCTGTGAGTCAGGGGGCATATCGCGCCGTGGGTATGTTTAAACTGAAGCAGCCCGACGCCAATCCCATGCTGTAA
- a CDS encoding SDR family oxidoreductase produces the protein MAVAVITGTSTGIGLASAVAFGRAGYQTYATMRRPEASPELATITKAEKLPIKIVTMDVDDDRSVSEAFSKILAEARRVDVLVNNAGIHAQGATEELPLSEFRRVMETNYFGALRCIQAALPGMRKQGSGHIVNVSTVGGRMCGLSQGPYSGSKYALEAISEILAGEVKRFGIHVTIVEPGVFVTPIFGKMRDLPKNTHYPQERRMNAIYAASLKMGQAASVAANRIVEIVQSGTWQLRHPLGPDAEGLLKYRASITDEHWVDLHAIATDEEFAAAMKREVGMDLDL, from the coding sequence ATGGCCGTCGCTGTAATTACAGGAACGAGCACCGGAATCGGACTCGCGAGCGCGGTTGCTTTCGGTCGCGCTGGGTATCAAACCTACGCAACCATGCGTCGTCCGGAGGCATCGCCGGAATTGGCCACCATCACCAAAGCGGAAAAGTTGCCGATCAAGATCGTGACTATGGACGTCGATGACGATCGCTCGGTCAGCGAGGCATTCAGCAAAATCCTCGCCGAGGCCCGACGAGTCGACGTACTGGTCAACAATGCCGGAATCCACGCTCAAGGAGCGACCGAGGAGCTTCCCCTGTCCGAGTTCCGGCGTGTGATGGAAACGAACTATTTCGGCGCGCTGAGATGCATCCAGGCGGCGCTTCCCGGCATGCGTAAGCAGGGCAGCGGACACATCGTTAATGTCTCAACCGTCGGTGGGCGGATGTGCGGCCTCTCGCAAGGTCCGTACAGTGGCTCCAAGTACGCGCTCGAGGCGATCAGCGAAATCCTGGCCGGCGAGGTCAAACGGTTTGGCATTCACGTCACGATCGTAGAGCCCGGAGTGTTTGTAACTCCGATATTCGGGAAGATGCGGGACCTACCCAAGAATACTCATTACCCGCAAGAACGGCGGATGAACGCCATTTACGCGGCGTCGCTCAAGATGGGCCAGGCAGCCTCGGTGGCCGCTAATCGAATCGTTGAGATCGTGCAGAGCGGCACCTGGCAGTTGCGCCACCCGCTCGGACCAGACGCCGAGGGCCTGCTCAAGTATCGCGCGTCGATCACTGACGAGCACTGGGTAGACCTGCACGCCATCGCAACTGACGAGGAGTTCGCCGCCGCCATGAAGCGCGAAGTCGGCATGGATCTGGACTTATAG